In the genome of Paralichthys olivaceus isolate ysfri-2021 chromosome 10, ASM2471397v2, whole genome shotgun sequence, the window AGTTCATCACCCTAAGCCTTTAAACAGAGGAAAATTCTGTAGAATTTGAAGTTTGGAATAAAAAGTTGAGGAATTCGCAACTTAGAGCAACActgtgtaacttttactgagcaacagcaccctctgcagCTAGATATGATGATTAACTCTGTTGGGTTagttttcatgtagagaaaaaaaaataaaaaataccaaacactgtttagaattcttcatcTTGTAAAAGTTTCCTGGTTGAATTTTGAGATTAATTGACTTGTAAGTCTTTTGAACTGATCTACTGgcattactcttgaacttgctggacctgattGTGACAATCGTACCCACTCACCAGAGTTACAACcattcagggtgaggagtgggaatgatCCGATCACCATTCTCCTCATTCCAAGTCATTGAACCGTTAAactcattttgaagctgctgttgtagggtaaaaaagttgcatagtgttgcaTAGAGGAAGGACGTCTGgttaaaaatatgaatgacaGGGACTTTTCCACTCATCCAGAACTGAAGCTTCTCAACGCAAATACTTTTCATTCAGAAAACCACTCCTGCTAGTTTTACATGGTTTAATAGCTTCTTTCATTTTAACCAGTTATTTCTGCCAGTGTTAAACAGAACAGTGCTCTGCAGCCATAAAGATGTTTGTCCATTATCCTCAACACTTGTGCTCCTCAGACGACCAgttcacactttctttttcaaaatgttgaaaaaacaaaccaacaaatgcGTAACTGTTCAAATACTTCTGTCAGATGGATTTGGTGACGTTAGTTTTTGTGGTGGTTTGATGATATCGCCTGTGCTCCCCAACTCGCAGAGCTCCAGACTGAGTGACGACAACCGGTTGTCTCGTGCCTCTAGATCAGACCTGCAGCCGGTGGGTGGCACTGCACCGCAGACTGTGGCTTTGCTCTCATACCACTAATGGCCTGTGCTGTGCACTTCTCTTGTGATCATGAGCAAAATGTGCTGCAATATTAACTGCGTACCACTAGTGAAAATCGTTTTGTTGTTTAATGACTCATGTAGTGGTTTGTCATCTAATAAGGTGTCTTGTGTTTTACTGAATAATACATGCATGTGCAGCACTTCATTGTTTGTATTGAAATTTTACAAAACGTTTGTCTTGATACATAGTGATATGTTCTTGAAATTACTTTGTGTTGGAGTCTCAGTTCACACATTTTGGCAAGCAGATAAgttgcctgtttgtttttgtgtgttaaaAACAAGTTCTACTCATGACTTCCAAAGATGAATGTCTGTGTGCGATTGGACTTTTCCTGGGACAAAGCCTCAGAAGCTTTGTTATAGGTGAAAGTTGAAATGTATACATGACTGCCATGAAGTATGAGTTTCATTggtctgtgcatctgtgttgtgttgtgcatgtgatTTACTCAACCCAAACAGACAAAGTCTGAGTTACACTTTTGTGTCATGGTATGAATGCAATGCTAACAAGTTGAAGTTGCACCCTTGCTAACAAGTTTGGCGGCTTTCAAAACGCATGTTTTAAACTTCTTGTCCACTTTTTCCTATTTCCCTTCATCTCTTGGTTCATtactcttccctccctctgcccctcTCATCATTTCAGACCTCTGACCTGTACGGTCTCAATGGTCTGTCCTCTAGAAACGCAGGGTCAGCTTTCAATGGTTACCAGGTCTGTATaccagacagacaaacacataaacacctGGAGGTAAAAACAGTTAACAAAGCTTTACTGATGCTCTGCAGCTTGACCTTATGAACTGACTCTTTTTGGAGgggacaaaagaaaagagagtttAAATCAGTTACAAGTTTAAACTCTATTCATTTGCCTGCTGTCTTGTGCAAACATTCTTTCTCCTCATGACCTTCCATTGTGCAGTTCTACAGGTCACTTAGTCAGATCAGCCAGCAGCTCTATTTTAGGGTTGGTTCCATAAACTTACTTGTATCACTATAACTTTCACTAGTGTTACTGACGCCTTTAATTACCCATTCACGCCAGTGTTCCTATAAGCACATAGAATTGTTTGTGTCAAATGCTGTAATGGTTAAGGCAAGGGCTTCATCATTTGTTAACATCCACTCAACATTGACTTCAGTCACTGCACCACTGAATATTTGGCACGGACTTTggtttgtctgtatttttttcacAATTGAGTAGAAATGTAGATAATGGACATCTTAAAGATAGTGTTCTGTGTTCACACACCTGAACCATGAGCCTCCTGTTTACTttgcatgcatatgtgtgtgtgtgtgtggagtcacatgtgcagaACTCCTTATATGAAGACAGCATCTGCAGTGGATCACGGAGAGTCACTGGATCCAGCTCCCATGTAAGATTTGGTTTGattggtcttgttggtttgacAAACATGAGCGTGGCCATGTTATTTGTGAACAGGCTTTTGTGCAATAACTGAATTGGTGTGCGACTAACAGTTGTTAAAGAAGCTTTTTGTCTTGTTCTTACACGAGTTGGACCTTCCTTTAATTCTTGACTGATATAGGGATTGTTGCTGCTGCATGGGCAACACTTTGCATCGATGATGATCTATTTCAATGTTTCAGTTCTGTTAGTGGTTTtggaaacaacacattttgcaCTTAGCTAATAGTGATGGCATGCAGATTCTGAATTGCTCGATCACATATCTCCCCACGATGCATTTGCTACCTGTTGTGTTGGGCTAGGTTTGTGCATTCTTGCTTGCGTTGGATTCGATGTCTAAACAGGAATATGATGGTGTGTTTTCCCTGCAGCCATTAGAGTACAGTAGTTATCGCAGTTCCGGCTCCAGAGCCTCCAGCAGGGCCGGTTCAGCCCGTGCCAGCCCAGTGGTGAGCTCTTACTCCTCAGACACCCTTCTACCCACAAAATGACGAGGTTACATGATGCTTTGTTAATGCATTAACTGAAAAGTCATCATGTTCTTACACTACAGCATTCAGTTATGATCCACTGTTTCACATCAGAGAGAATTCAAGACACCAAAAGCTACATGCAGCATTAAAGGGCCCTCACATCCTTTGTGCAGAGGGCAGTGCAGATGCTGTGCAGTTACTGAAGAGCGACATGATACAGATATGATCGTTGATTTCTGCACAAAAGAGCAGATTGTTCTCTTGTGTAAATGGATTAGCAAATGTATTAATACACAATATTAATGCTTTGTAAATGGAGAACAAGAGGCTGTGTAACATTTCAACTAGAGAGAAATATGAAGGGGAAGAACAAGATAAAACTTCTCCTGAGCAACAGGGAAGTAAGAACATCACAAATCACGCAACCGATTAATTGTCTTTACACACAGGTGAGCTTCAACTGTTAACAGTTGTGTAGAAATggaaagaataataaaaacactttatttatggCTGGTGCCAAAACGTGGTGTCAACCGGTGCAGAAACCAAAGATCATAAAGGTTCTTTGACACCACAGCATGTGCACTGTCCCCCTGATGTGCACAAAGGTGCAAGGTTGCAGCTTTAATAAGACGTTGTAATGTTAGTAAGACATGAATTGAAACTCACTCAGGTAAAATAATCACATGAATGAGTGGAGACATCCTACAGTCACCAGCCTGTAGCAGCAACTGTGCTTTAGTTCAGGCTTGTTTAGGATTTCGATGTGTGTTGATCTCAGCTGTCATTGTACGAAGCAATGGGCTGCACCAGAATGTCCAAAGTGATGTCACTGACTGAGAAGGAATTATCATGATTTAGAGTTGTGGTAAATGGACAGTGTGATGCATTCATCAATGTTAGTGCTAGTGCATCCCCTTTCATTTCAAATAGCAGCTAGTCCAGTTCCTTCTTTCTCTGAGAACATAGATGATTTGATGTACTTGGTGAGTTCAATTTAAGAATAAGGATGATTGACCGTTTAGTCTTTTATGTGTTTCAAAAATAGTTCTCCACTTCTACATATACTTCATTTTTCCcaaccagtttttttttttaaatagcagttttttctctgtgtggacTTGTTCCAAATGTTTGGCTCCTTTGTTGATATGtctcgccccctgctggctgatGTAGgacaactgcagctctgttgccaGTTTTTTGAGGAGTGCGGCCAGTAGCAGTGGCCTCCCCCGGGACCTGGACGATGTTACTATCCCTGACTTTGCAGATGTGAGTCTGTTGGCACCCACAGGATGCAGTGGCCGTGATGCGAGCTGAATTCCTGCTCGATTGTTTTGGTTTCTTGTCACTCATCCTTACTCTTTGCGCCCTGTGTGGTGACTGTGGAGACTCCTAGTTCGTCTAACAACCAGAATGTTTTTGACTGTGGGCTTGAAGCAGAGATTGTGGATGATGTgatgtttctattgttttttaacacattgtttgttgttgaaCGGATGGTGTGTCAGACGGATTTCAGACCAGTTACGTTTCGATTGCCACATCGACTAATTATTTGCATGATGTTCCACATTAAAATATAAGTAATGTGTTCattaatataaaacagtttGAGATTTTGGGACTTCTTTCCTTCCGCCCTCCCTCACTCCTTTTGGCCTTGTGGCCTTTCCATGACCCTCTTAATTCTctgactgttgttttttgtctcaaAAGGTGGAGGACAGAGATTATCTTGAGAAGGTGAGTGGACcgcttttcatttaaaatgcattaattGATCTGGTTGATGGAGAATatggggtgtgtgtggggggggtgttaCAGTAAGAATTTAAGAgctaaatgatttttttttctaaatgtgtattttgtcaCTTTCCTAGGGATCTCGAGCAGCTTCTTCCTTAACCGCAACAACGCTCACATCCTTAGGTGGGACATCCTCCCGAAGGGGAAGTGGAGAGACGGCTATAACTGTAGACGCTGAGACATCCATACGAGAAATCAAGGTAATGCTGAAGaaatgagagggaggaagagaagagaaaggcTTCCTGTGTGTCCACATGAGACTctgagaaataagaaaacaataatttatgATATTTACATTAATCTCAGTTGATGTCAGATTGGAAAGACGACAATAGATCCAAGAAAAAGTGTTTCTTTTATCAAAATGCTCTTCTATGCAGATCTGTGCTCAGTTCATTCCATTTGCATTCTTTCTGCAAAACACTTCCGTCAGTGTGATTGTTGCACCAAACTTTCTGCTTCCTTTGTTCTGATGCTGTCACTCTGTGCTTCTCACTGTCAccactgcctctgctgctgttgcaatCTTCACCAGGAGATTCATGAACTGAAGGATCAGATTCAAGATGTGGAAACCAAGTACACGCAGAACCTAAAAGAAGTTAAGGTATAAGCCTGGGACCCTCCCAAAATCTGCTGGGCCGTGCACTGGTTACTGTggtgtttcattgttttttaactcACTAAAGGTCAAATGTGCACAAAGAGCACAAAGTACAGTTTACTGAGATCCTGAATTGaaactgaattaaattaaatttttgttttcctcactgTAAAACATTTGGCTTATCTAAACATTGGTGGGGCAGTACTATAGGATTAATAGTGGTGCTCTAGACTCAACACAAATAATGACACACATTGTAAAGTTGTATGATtctgtgtgtgaaaatgcaAGTTAGTGAAATTGCCTCTGCATGCTGCTGCCTTTCTTCATtatagcgtgtgtgtgtgttagcattgGCCCTTATGTCTTTACTTAAATCTTGACATCCCAGCATTTAAACTTAGAGATAAAGATAAGAACTTGAGTTTAACCTGAGTCACTACCTCCTACATCGGTATGTCCTCTCTGTGTCGTGACATTAGGATACATTATCAGAAGTGGAGGAGAAGTATCGTAAAGCCATGGTGTCCAACGCTCAGCTGGATAACGAGAAAAACAACTTGATGTATCAGGTGGACACACTCAAGGACTCGCtcatggagctggaggagctgctgtctGAGTCACAAAGAGGATACGAGGAGAAAGTCAAGGTACATCAGGAAGACACGATGATGATCTGAGAGCTTTATAGAATTTGGCCACCTTTTGAAAGCATTGAGTGTTTTGAAGAGATGtattgacagttttttttacagaagaTGTGAGAATAAACAGTCAGCTGTAAGATGAAGCCGGACAAAGACCCATTATACATGAGTGTTATTACACTGTGATTATACCAAAGTTCAGTTAATATTAAACCAACTCACAGATTCTGCCTTGTTTTGATTAAATGTGACTCTAATGCTCACAACATGATTAAGATGACGACATCGCACTTTGCAGCAACAATTTTTGACGGAAGCTCAAAATGAAAACTCCAAAGTTATCTGTTGTCAAACTGTCTTTTGTTCTCCACAGGACTATGACAGAGAAAAGCATGCCCACAGTGTCCTTCAGTTCCAgttcaatgaaatgaaagagaCTCTAAAACAAAGTGAAGAGCTGCTAAATGTGAGTATTTGTCTCccagtgtgaaaatgtgtcactGAAGTATGAAGTACTGTGTAGACGTGGAGCTTTCTCTGGGTTAGAATGGTAAAcggtctttatttatatattatgtatttgCCATTTTCACCATTCACTAAATTTGATGGCTGTTTACCAAAAGAAACCATCTGCAAACAACTGCGTGTTACGCAGTCCGTCACTAGGAGAAGCTGCATGTTGAGGTGCTTTTCAcaacattctttttttcttcatccacTGTATGCATGAGCTGCATTACTCTTTTtgtgatctctctctcttcctctcaagctttgttttccttctttgcTACTCAGGAGATCCGTCAGCTGCGTATGAAACAGGATGGTTTTGTTAGAGAAATATCTGACCTGCAGGAGACGGTGGAGTGGAAGGATAAAAAAATTGGGGTACGACCCGTGAACTCTTGTCCAGCGGTTTAGTGATTTTAACAGTTGGTATTGTTTCTCCTTTGCATGATGCTGAACACCTTTTACTTTCACTTCTTTTCCACAATTTCCTTCCTCTTGGCCACTCTCTGCCACTGCTGTGGCTCTGCTCAGGCCTTAGAGCGACAGAAAGAATACACAGATGCAATCCGAACTGAGCGAGATGAACTCAGAGAGGAGGCGGTGAAGCTCAAAGACATTCTAAAGGTACTCTGAAAATATGTCTGTCTAATTTGTCTTGTACTCCACGCTGTCTTTACTGATCTCCAAGTTCAGCCTGCAGTGTGAGCGTTtaggaaatacattttgaaaccataaaagagaaaataaggttttcaatATCTCATTACTATATTAACTGCACTgaattttaaagggatagttcccagaaaaatttaaatgtacTCATTATTTTCTCACCACTAAGccgatgaagtgtttgagtccacaaaacacttttggagtcttaAATACAGTTGCAGCGGAATCCAATAAAGTTGAAGTCAATagtgacctcttcttcagatgtaataaaaaaacataaaaaacataaaatgcatccatactgcttgtgtgttGTCGTCTTAGTGCCCACAAGCCCcgaaattcaaattcaactcaaaTCGACGTCATTTactccatgtttttagcctgaatGTCCGCTGATAGCCTCCATGGAGGCACGTTCACGTACCCTCCGGCACAAGGAACAGCACACACTCTCGCCCGAGGGCACTTTCCTGTGGCTATGTCGGCAAGCTTCACTATACTTGCtagacttttaggcttaaaacacagtgtgaatGACGATATTTCGAATCTGAATGTCGGGGCtcgcagacacttggatgacccCACACGAGCATGGaggcatgtttgtttgttattttattacgtctgaagaagaggtcacctGGGCTGAATCACTACTCATAGTGGTGAATagaaaatgagtgaattttcatttttctgtgaactatccctttaaagtaAAACCAGATCCTGGTGTATTGAAAGTTAATTTGTCCTGTTGTATTATGTTGTCAGAAATGCTGATTCTAACCGAGGAATCTTGTTCCCATCAAAGCGGAACTGAACTATTTGCAACTCATTTACTGAACTAATGTTTTGACTTTGCACTGTGTTTAGAAACATGGAATAGTGTTGGGACCTGATCTAAACATCAATGGGGACATTGTTGAAGCAGAAGTTGACGGGTCCAGTGGAGACTCTGCTCAACAACCAGCTCAGGAATCACAGACGTCACCTGCAGAGGGGAACAGCATGCTCGGTAAAACCCACTGTGGaacaaaaactttatttcttttaaatgcatGGCTCAGCATATACTTCATCAAACACTTTCATTCCAAATGCTTCAGAGAAGTGATGAAACACAGTTAGTTCATTGTGTGGGTACATGTATGCAATTCATTTTCTCCCACTGCTGGGACgttaagtgttgttttaacTGTGATTTGCTATAAAGGATAAGCCTTGTGATAATTTACACCGATCTTAAAGGATAAGGGTGGTTATAATCTAGATTTTTCTTGAGATTGAAATCAATTCTTGGAGCCCTGGCCGTTGGAAACAGTTGATGACAAATTATCGCAGCACAAAGTCAGTGTTCTAGATGTTCTTGAGCCTACAACTCACGATGAGAGCCTTTATTAATGAGAAATACAATCAAAGTCTGAAATTCTGTGGCAactttctgtctgttgttgaAGATTTTTTGAAACTATCAAATATATATTGATTTgacaaaccttttttaaaatttttaacaAGACAAGTAAAGACTAGAACACAACAATAATGTATTCTACTTACATTATCTGCGTGTTTTACACTTTACCATAGAGCATCACTGTTGTCCACAAACTATTAAGTGAGTGATATGTTCCTTCATTACTATCAAcacataatgtgttttttttctatgtcctactgaaaaaaatattgtccTGCTGACATAAGTAATAATGACATATTTACTcctgtttgaaaaatgtttgtacatCATTCTTAGTACAAATTGATGGAATTGTGGCAGAGTGCAACAAACAGGAATGGGATGTTCAACTGATGTTCAATCATCAAGAAAGGTTTTAGAGTTACCAGCCTTATCCTTTGAGCCACATTCATCTGATTGCTGTCCTGTAGAAACTAAGATCCCAATTACTAACTTGCCTTGTCTTCATTGCTAACGTTTTGACTTTTAATGCATTTTCCTTGCACCTTTCGCACCATGTCAGCTCATACATAATATTTCTGATTCACAACCAAATCTGCTTACGTGTGTGGTATTGGTGTGTAGATGCTGACAAGTCTTCTGTAGCATATTGACGGATGTGTAGAGATATAGATGATGTAGAGTACTCTTGAGCTGCCAGTCTTTGGCTTCTTTTCCTGTCACACAGTTGTTCGTGGGATCAAGAACTTCATTTCGGTGTCGCTCCtgcctttcttcttcttcttgtgcttCTCTTGGGTATCTTGACTCTTGTGCTTCTCTTTCTGGCCACTGAATCAATCAGGTGTTCTGCCCGTATCTGCTAATGTGCTCCCTGATGAAGATTTTTGAAAATCATGTCTTAAGTCAACATTTCTTTGGCCTTTTATCACCATATGCTCTTCATGATCTCTCAGGCAACACAGATGAGACTGAGGAGGTGGATCCAGATCAGCATCAAGAAATTGTGAAAGAGGAAGCACAAGAGAATCAGTTGAGCTCTGATAAACTCTGTGATGTTGCAGTGTCCACAGTGGAAACATCTAGTGGAGAACAGACTGCAGAGGAACAACAGACATGCTTAAGCACAGTGGACGAGCGCATTGGAGAAAGCGACCTCAGCAAAGACTTAAATATTGACATTCCCGATCATCCAATTACTGAAGCCAAAGATATAATTGTAACAAGTGCTGAGGAAAATAGTCCAGACACAGAAACAAGCAGGTGTGAGACAGATTTAGTGGAGACAGAAACCGAAAGCAGCAGTGttaacacacacagggatgatTTTAAACAGACATGTAACAAGCTTAgtgaaaagcaagaaaacaaacaagaagaagCTATGGAAAGTAATTTGAGTACAGAATCATGTCCTCAGCAAAAAGATGTGAAGGACATCGCAAAAGACATAGACAATGTCGAGGCGAAGGAAATACCCAGTAAATCTCAGGGTGAAGCTAATGCTTCagggaaaaggaagaaaaagaagagaagaggcaaaaaGAAAGGGAACCAACAAaaagatgaaacagaaaaagaaaacagcaaaacagaaCACAGTGTAGAATCAGATAAAGAAGAACAAGTTGGATCTAATACAACAGAACCTAATATAGACGATTCTGTCGCTGAAATCCTCAAGGAATCAAAGATGGATCAAGTAAAGAAAGAGCAGGTCGGGCAACAAATTGAGGAAGCAGAAGAAGCAGCAAAAGCACTCGAACCCACTGAAACCTTTTCTCACAAAGAAGCTTTCCAAGAACCAAATGAGCATGACAAGGAACAAACTTTGAAAACTGAGACAATAGAAGAATTAAAAGAAGTGGCACCAAGCAAACCCCTTTCTTGCACTGAAACTCGAGAGGAAATAAGAGTTAATCACGAAACAAATGAACCAAACAAAGATCAGAGTGACACAGCAGACATAATAGAGGTAGTGGCACCAACTGAAACTTTTTCTCATATTGAAACTCCGATGGAATTATGCAAAGAACCCAGTATGGATGAGCAGGGcaaagaagaaacagagaaagcagGAGAGGTTGAATCTATACCATGTCCTCAGGAGACCCATCTGGGTACATGTGATCTTACTGACACCTCCACCAGTACAGACTGCACCGATGGCCTTGACAATAAGCTTACTTACAGTGTAGATAAGTCAGTACTCTCAACTAATGGTCACATCATCCAAAGTGAGTCAAAAATCATTGATAATGTTGAGGATGAGGACGTTGTGTCTGTTGATGAGATGAAGCCTGAATGTAAAACTGATACCATCGGTCAGGAAAACACTGAAGATGAATCACACGTTCCGAGCAACATCGATGTTGCTGCTGATTTATCTGAATCCACTAACGTTCATGAGAGAATAGACCTCACATCAGTCTTGTCGGCATATACTGATGACGTCACAAGCTGTCTCAAGAGCTTGTCTGACTCCAAGCCTCAACCAGAGCCATCATCACTAAGGGATGACTCTCCCATCATGGTTCCTGATAAAGATCCTGAGGAGACAACAAAAGATATAGAGGAGGCAGGAATACAGACTGAACAAGAAAGTTTTCCTCTCAGCGTCACTGCTCCTTGTCAGGCTGGTGGTAATTCAGAGCTAAAACAAGATGGGACACAAAAAGAAGAGTTGGAGAGAGACTTGAAGGAACCTGGAGGTTTAATCGAGCCAGAAAGCTCCTCACATGATGAAAATGGCGACAGCGCATCATTAACGAATAACCCAGATGCATTAGACATCGAAAAAGGTCTGTTAGAGACTGAAGCTCAGGTTGAACATTTAGATGAGGTAGAAAGCCAGACATTAGAGTGTGTGGACCTGAAAGATGAATCAAATGCCAGAGAAACAGATGAGATTGATACCACTGACAAGTTAAATACACCAGACTctcagaaagaagaagagattgGTTCCTCCTGTTCTCTGGCTGAGCACCTGCATGAATCCAGCGAAGACAAACGCGAGGATGATTCATCTCAACCTAACCAGCAGGgcagtgatgaagaggatggtGAAGATGAGGAAGGGCAATCTTTTGATTTTGATGACATGGATGTTGAAGCAGCTTTTCAAACCAATGCAccagaaaacaaagaagaggaaatCGTTGAGGAGGGAGTTGAAGTTGTGTCAGATCCaagtgaaaatacacaaaacaagccaactgaGAGAAACGATGAGACGTCTACGTTTGATGAGTGTAACCAGGTAGATAAAGAGTCTGAAACAATACATCAAGACAAGCAGAGCACTTTGGCTCATGAGGAAGCCACGGCAGATGAGGCACGGCCCAATATAGAGGACGGAgccattttaaatgttgtagAGTCAGGTGTTGTTGCAGAGGACACTAACCAGGCAACATCTTTTCCAGTAGAGGAAGGATTAGACAAGCAGGAGTTACAGGGTGACAGTTTGGTTTCACCAGAGAGGGCCGTCCATGTAGCCAGTGACAAAGAGCCACCACATTCAAGCAAAGATGTAAGGAAGAACAGCAAGAAAGGCAAAGGCAAGGGCAAAGAGGACTGTAAAATGTCTTAGTTTATAAGTGGTATATACTGTAGTATAGATGTATCTGATGTTCCTTCAGTAGTCGTTGCTTAGCTCTTAAAAAGGGGGTAGAATAGATATTTGCAAAACCAAACAGCACTTTGTTGAACAGtggtgtatgtatgtatgttatttttaaaaatgcacgGTAAAAGTCCAAACATCAGTTTTCATTGAGGTCATATGTACAAAAAAAGGATGATTTGCGGAGAGATGAAGAAACTGCGAGGATGGACTGGACTTTGACCAGTGGATAGAACTGCTACTTGTATTTAGTTATTGATGTAATAGCCTATGATGcttgtgatgttttattgaGGATATTGTTTTTCAGTGTCTCAGACCATTTGTTCTGCTTGATGGAATTGTTATTCCCTAAAAGAGCTCATTCGGGGGGGGGCACATTTTGCTAATTCTCATTTAAGGGGCTATATATAAGTTATCACTACATAGCTATGTATGTACAGCTGCGTATTTACCAGTGTAAAGAGAAAAATTCAGTCTTGAGCACgatcacacaaacataaatttGCAGGTGAATGTTGCAGGTCAAACGTCACCAAAGTTTAACTCCACAAGAAGCTGCACTTCTGATGTGCTTTTTCACCTCCTCGCTCACACTGATAACCAGGAGGCGAATGTTCGCAACTGATGCATTTACACGTGTGACCGGGCCTTTACTCATCACCGGaaattagcatgctaacatatTTGTAGTGGCCCAGCTGGACTTTCTTGTCACTTTTTGATAGCTGTAGCATCCAGTCAACTCCTGCTCAGAGGACACATCATGACCTCATGTCTTGTAAAAGTAGCCGTTGGTCATGGCAAGCGGCCATCACCGTCAACCATTTCCAGCAAGACACCACATTTGGTAGCAGAGTAAACTTACATATAGCACCTTTAAGACTGTAGCAATCTGGCTTTTACATTTTCTAGGTATGTTATGAAGGTTCAAATTATAATATTTAGTTAAGACATTTCCAAGGCCCTGAATTCTAAGGCACATTAATGTATGATAAATGCATGTTTACATTATGTTCCACTTTATGGAAAAGATGTCTGCGGTCCCTGAACAATGAAATGCCAATAAATCCCCTGTTGACACCTATTTGAAATGTTGATCTAAactcatttttgttttcaacgTTAAAACCTTCTTTATCAGTCTATACTTGGATATCTGTTGTCACACATTGTGGTTATATGCTGTAGCGTGAATGTAGTTCCACCAGCTGCATTGACCCTCCTTTCCACAGTCTGTGCATGCTAACATTCCCCCTCACACCCCACTCCGTCACTCCCCTATGGACTCCTGTTGTGTTGCATGCATCAACCTCACTTGACCCAGCCCCCTCACACACCATCTCCTTGGTTCTCCCCACCCCTGGTATGTTCActgattt includes:
- the lrrfip1a gene encoding leucine-rich repeat flightless-interacting protein 2 isoform X20 — its product is MGTQGTGRKRSTKKEKSTAEDDALNLIAREAEARLAAKRAARAEAREIRMKELERQQKEIFQVQKKYYGLNTKFDERVDNRWGDIEQWMEDSERYSRSSQIHMLSDDDERMSVGSRGSVRSDLDAVGAYAGGGSSHKKSKKKKKHKHKDRDGNGNDDDYSVMSSRSSRLSDESRVSRASRLDLTSSRLSDDNRLSRASRSDLQPTSDLYGLNGLSSRNAGSAFNGYQFYRSLSQISQQLYFRSHVQNSLYEDSICSGSRRVTGSSSHPLEYSSYRSSGSRASSRAGSARASPVDNCSSVASFLRSAASSSGLPRDLDDVTIPDFADVEDRDYLEKGSRAASSLTATTLTSLGGTSSRRGSGETAITVDAETSIREIKEIHELKDQIQDVETKYTQNLKEVKDTLSEVEEKYRKAMVSNAQLDNEKNNLMYQVDTLKDSLMELEELLSESQRGYEEKVKDYDREKHAHSVLQFQFNEMKETLKQSEELLNEIRQLRMKQDGFVREISDLQETVEWKDKKIGALERQKEYTDAIRTERDELREEAVKLKDILKKHGIVLGPDLNINGDIVEAEVDGSSGDSAQQPAQESQTSPAEGNSMLEIRLRKLVDEREKMIEQVKKLKAQLEQKSQKNGTDSSSCPDGEVLENGNDPNITEIQRDSNRQINDLKFKLVKAEQEVTALEQNVTRLEGQVTRYKSAAENAEKVEDELKAEKRKLQRELRSSLDKVDELESNNSHLSKRLEKMKSIRGMAQTP
- the lrrfip1a gene encoding enolase-phosphatase E1 isoform X2, with translation MGTQGTGRKRSTKKEKSTAEDDALNLIAREAEARLAAKRAARAEAREIRMKELERQQKEIFQVQKKYYGLNTKFDERVDNRWGDIEQWMEDSERYSRSSQIHMLSDDDERMSVGSRGSVRSDLDAVGAYAGGGSSHKKSKKKKKHKHKDRDGNGNDDDYSVMSSRSSRLSDESRVSRASRLDLTSSRLSDDNRLSRASRSDLQPTSDLYGLNGLSSRNAGSAFNGYQVCIPDRQTHKHLESHVQNSLYEDSICSGSRRVTGSSSHPLEYSSYRSSGSRASSRAGSARASPVDNCSSVASFLRSAASSSGLPRDLDDVTIPDFADVEDRDYLEKGSRAASSLTATTLTSLGGTSSRRGSGETAITVDAETSIREIKEIHELKDQIQDVETKYTQNLKEVKDTLSEVEEKYRKAMVSNAQLDNEKNNLMYQVDTLKDSLMELEELLSESQRGYEEKVKDYDREKHAHSVLQFQFNEMKETLKQSEELLNEIRQLRMKQDGFVREISDLQETVEWKDKKIGALERQKEYTDAIRTERDELREEAVKLKDILKKHGIVLGPDLNINGDIVEAEVDGSSGDSAQQPAQESQTSPAEGNSMLGNTDETEEVDPDQHQEIVKEEAQENQLSSDKLCDVAVSTVETSSGEQTAEEQQTCLSTVDERIGESDLSKDLNIDIPDHPITEAKDIIVTSAEENSPDTETSRCETDLVETETESSSVNTHRDDFKQTCNKLSEKQENKQEEAMESNLSTESCPQQKDVKDIAKDIDNVEAKEIPSKSQGEANASGKRKKKKRRGKKKGNQQKDETEKENSKTEHSVESDKEEQVGSNTTEPNIDDSVAEILKESKMDQVKKEQVGQQIEEAEEAAKALEPTETFSHKEAFQEPNEHDKEQTLKTETIEELKEVAPSKPLSCTETREEIRVNHETNEPNKDQSDTADIIEVVAPTETFSHIETPMELCKEPSMDEQGKEETEKAGEVESIPCPQETHLGTCDLTDTSTSTDCTDGLDNKLTYSVDKSVLSTNGHIIQSESKIIDNVEDEDVVSVDEMKPECKTDTIGQENTEDESHVPSNIDVAADLSESTNVHERIDLTSVLSAYTDDVTSCLKSLSDSKPQPEPSSLRDDSPIMVPDKDPEETTKDIEEAGIQTEQESFPLSVTAPCQAGGNSELKQDGTQKEELERDLKEPGGLIEPESSSHDENGDSASLTNNPDALDIEKGLLETEAQVEHLDEVESQTLECVDLKDESNARETDEIDTTDKLNTPDSQKEEEIGSSCSLAEHLHESSEDKREDDSSQPNQQGSDEEDGEDEEGQSFDFDDMDVEAAFQTNAPENKEEEIVEEGVEVVSDPSENTQNKPTERNDETSTFDECNQVDKESETIHQDKQSTLAHEEATADEARPNIEDGAILNVVESGVVAEDTNQATSFPVEEGLDKQELQGDSLVSPERAVHVASDKEPPHSSKDVRKNSKKGKGKGKEDCKMS